A genomic stretch from Salarias fasciatus chromosome 10, fSalaFa1.1, whole genome shotgun sequence includes:
- the ccdc169 gene encoding coiled-coil domain-containing protein 169, with amino-acid sequence MTKDSDYSKYDLARLQAELEQEREMKEMLKESVSDLRSTMSELQDRLHSVDGEENEWKTRYETQIELNGQLERQISLIHERLEDIRGNPVDRLASIRSYDDMSIETLRRSLELLTEEKSDLQRQLMDCHLQIEQEGKAFHKTNDERRAYLSEIGKLSSTHEAQRRQYLTRPQRAPQTKHTKGKQSSRKAEADCKKGKEGQEDGGVRVKGGGGGGGGGGGGATAERREDKKSQRERRLPSLKHYVKHGP; translated from the exons ATGACTAAAGACAGCGACTACAGTAAATACGATTTAGCACGGCTGCAGGCAGAACTGGAGCAAGAAAGAGAGATGAA AGAGATGCTGAAGGAGTCGGTGTCTGATCTCCGGAGCACGATGAGTGAGCTGCAGGACAGACTGCACAGTGTGGATGGAGAGG AAAATGAGTGGAAGACAAGATATGAGACACAAATAGAGCTAAATGGACAACTGGAGAGACAGATCTCACTCATTCATGAGAGACTGGAGGACATAAGAGGAAACCCAGTGG ATCGATTGGCTTCTATCAGATCTTATGACGACATGTCAATC GAAACCCTGAGACggagcctggagctgctgactgaGGAGAAGTCCGACCTCCAGAGACAGCTGATGGACTGTCATCTGCAGATTGAACAAGAGGGAAAG GCATTTCACAAAACCAATGATGAGAGACGTGCATACCTGTCAGAAATCGGCAAG CTATCTTCTACCCACGAAGCCCAAAGAAGACAGTACTTGACTCGGCCACAGAGGGCGCCACAGACCAAACACACTAA AGGGAAACAGTCCAGCAGGAAGGCAGAGGCAGATTGCAAGAAAGGCAAAGAGGGACAAGAAGATGGAGGAGTGCGtgtgaaaggaggaggaggaggtggaggaggaggaggaggaggagcgacagcagagagaagagaagacaaGAAATCCCAAAGAGAGAGAAGGTTACCCTCCCTGAAGCACTACGTGAAACATGGTCCTTAG